From a region of the Deinococcus metallilatus genome:
- a CDS encoding fumarylacetoacetate hydrolase family protein, which yields MKLARFIAGGRSLNGHLQDGQLIDPAGVAHDPDAVQFRLPVDPPKVIALALNYNDHAGELGLTQPKEPALFWKPNTTLLPHRGTVIYPRGAEFMHYEVELGVIIGRDARRVKAQDAMDYVGGYTIGNDLVVRDYVTNTFRPPLRGKGWDTFGPLGPYYVTADEIKDPHDLTLTAHVNGELRQEGSTRDMIFGIPELIEHISRFMTLQKDDVILTGTPKGISHVRPGDVMRLEVEGLGVLENDIQEEDEAAEPIKGKESKEGEWDGR from the coding sequence TTGAAACTTGCGCGCTTTATCGCCGGGGGCCGCTCTCTGAACGGTCACCTGCAAGACGGCCAACTGATCGACCCCGCTGGCGTCGCCCACGACCCGGACGCCGTGCAGTTCCGCCTGCCGGTGGACCCGCCAAAAGTCATCGCGCTCGCCCTGAACTACAACGACCACGCGGGCGAACTCGGCCTGACGCAGCCCAAGGAACCGGCCCTGTTCTGGAAGCCGAACACCACGCTGCTGCCGCACCGGGGCACCGTGATCTACCCGCGCGGCGCCGAATTCATGCACTACGAGGTCGAACTCGGCGTGATCATCGGGCGCGACGCCCGCCGGGTGAAGGCGCAGGACGCGATGGATTATGTCGGCGGCTACACCATCGGCAACGACTTGGTGGTGCGCGACTACGTGACCAACACCTTCCGCCCGCCCCTGCGCGGCAAGGGCTGGGATACTTTCGGTCCCCTCGGCCCCTACTACGTGACCGCCGACGAGATCAAAGACCCCCACGACCTCACGCTCACCGCACACGTGAACGGCGAACTGCGGCAGGAAGGCAGCACGCGCGACATGATCTTCGGGATTCCCGAGCTGATCGAACACATCAGCCGCTTCATGACGCTGCAAAAGGACGACGTGATTCTGACCGGGACGCCGAAAGGCATCAGCCACGTGCGCCCAGGCGACGTGATGCGGCTGGAGGTCGAGGGCCTGGGCGTGCTGGAAAACGACATTCAGGAAGAAGACGAGGCCGCCGAGCCGATCAAGGGCAAGGAAAGCAAGGAAGGCGAGTGGGACGGGCGGTGA
- a CDS encoding VOC family protein encodes MKITDVTLYTRNLSAQRAFYGDVLGFPVASSSEEAVTFQIGQTRLTLRQDTDLGGVYHFAFNVPENRFAQARAWLEERVALLADEAGEMTFHSDDWDADLAYFQDADGNIVEFIARHSLPAPAGTGFSVEDVSGVSELGLPVPSVSGAVRDLRERFELPLYGETSETFAPLGDEEGLLIVVPVGRGWFPTGTPAQSLPFHLLARTQSGVLELKEEP; translated from the coding sequence GTGAAGATTACCGACGTCACCCTGTACACCCGCAACCTGAGCGCACAGCGGGCCTTTTATGGGGACGTTCTCGGTTTCCCGGTCGCCTCGTCGAGCGAGGAGGCCGTCACCTTCCAGATCGGGCAGACACGGCTCACGCTGAGGCAGGATACCGACCTCGGCGGGGTGTACCATTTCGCCTTCAACGTTCCGGAGAACCGTTTCGCGCAGGCGCGGGCGTGGCTGGAGGAACGGGTGGCGCTGCTGGCGGACGAGGCGGGCGAGATGACCTTCCATTCCGACGACTGGGACGCAGACCTCGCCTACTTTCAGGACGCGGACGGCAACATCGTCGAATTCATAGCGCGGCATTCGCTCCCCGCCCCCGCCGGTACAGGCTTCAGCGTGGAGGATGTGTCGGGCGTCAGCGAACTGGGGCTGCCCGTCCCCAGCGTCTCCGGGGCCGTGCGTGACCTCCGCGAGCGATTTGAACTCCCTCTGTATGGGGAGACATCGGAGACGTTCGCCCCTCTCGGGGATGAAGAGGGCCTGCTGATCGTCGTCCCAGTCGGACGAGGCTGGTTCCCGACGGGAACACCGGCCCAGTCCCTGCCTTTCCATCTGCTTGCCCGAACGCAAAGCGGCGTTCTCGAACTCAAGGAGGAACCATGA
- the hpaE gene encoding 5-carboxymethyl-2-hydroxymuconate semialdehyde dehydrogenase, with amino-acid sequence MTQTVNPNQEQARELRERTRRQGLRHFIGGEWVDSRSGETFETHTPTDNSVLATVASGDAADIDRAARAAYDAFGQWREVSGQERRKLLHRVADLIEARAQEIALLESVDTGQAIRFMKSAAARGAENFRFFADRAPSAADGQSLPAPGFLNYTLRQPIGPVGVITPWNTPFMLSTWKIAPALAAGCTVVHKPAEWSPVTATLLAEIMDEAGLPRGVVNLVHGYGETAGKALTEHPLIKAIAFVGETTTGSLIMRQGADTLKRVHFELGGKNPVVVFDDADLDKALDAVVFMIYSLNGERCTSSSRVLIQEGIYDEFTARIAERAKNIRVGDPLNPNTEIGPLVHPRHFEKVMSYFDKAREDGATIAAGGERVGEDGNFVSATLFTGARNDMRIAQEEIFGPVLTAIPFRDEADALALANGVKYGLAGYLWTNDLTRAHRFAQALEAGMVWVNSENVRHLPTPFGGVKDSGIGRDGGDYSFDFYMETKNIAISLGTHKTAKLGVGQPVKVDKSEVEG; translated from the coding sequence ATGACTCAAACTGTGAACCCCAACCAGGAACAGGCCCGCGAACTGCGGGAGCGCACGCGGCGGCAGGGCCTGCGCCACTTCATCGGCGGCGAGTGGGTGGACTCTAGAAGCGGCGAGACGTTCGAGACGCACACGCCGACCGACAATTCCGTGTTGGCGACGGTGGCGAGCGGGGACGCGGCAGACATTGACCGGGCTGCCCGCGCCGCCTACGACGCCTTCGGGCAGTGGCGCGAGGTGAGCGGGCAGGAACGCCGCAAGCTTCTGCACCGCGTCGCGGACCTGATTGAAGCCCGCGCGCAGGAAATCGCCCTGCTGGAGAGTGTAGACACCGGGCAGGCCATCCGCTTCATGAAGTCGGCGGCGGCGCGTGGGGCGGAAAACTTCCGTTTCTTCGCGGACCGCGCGCCCAGTGCGGCGGACGGGCAGAGCCTCCCCGCGCCCGGCTTCCTGAACTACACGCTGCGTCAGCCCATCGGCCCGGTGGGGGTGATCACGCCCTGGAACACGCCTTTCATGCTGTCCACCTGGAAGATCGCCCCGGCGCTGGCCGCAGGCTGTACCGTCGTCCACAAGCCCGCCGAGTGGAGTCCGGTCACGGCCACGCTGCTGGCCGAAATCATGGACGAGGCGGGGCTTCCCAGGGGCGTGGTGAACCTCGTCCACGGCTACGGGGAAACGGCAGGTAAGGCGCTGACCGAGCATCCGCTGATCAAGGCGATTGCCTTCGTGGGTGAGACGACCACCGGCAGCCTGATCATGCGGCAGGGCGCGGACACGCTGAAGCGAGTTCACTTTGAGCTGGGCGGCAAGAACCCGGTGGTGGTGTTCGACGACGCCGACCTCGACAAAGCCCTGGATGCCGTGGTCTTCATGATCTATAGCCTGAACGGCGAACGCTGCACCAGCAGCAGCCGCGTGCTGATTCAGGAAGGCATCTACGACGAATTCACCGCCCGGATTGCCGAGCGCGCGAAGAACATCCGCGTGGGCGATCCCCTCAACCCGAACACCGAGATCGGCCCGCTGGTGCACCCCCGCCACTTCGAGAAGGTGATGAGCTACTTCGACAAGGCCCGCGAGGACGGCGCCACCATCGCGGCGGGCGGCGAGCGTGTGGGTGAGGACGGCAATTTCGTCTCCGCCACCCTCTTCACCGGCGCGCGCAACGACATGCGGATCGCCCAGGAGGAAATCTTCGGCCCCGTCCTGACCGCCATCCCCTTCCGCGACGAGGCCGACGCCCTGGCCCTCGCCAACGGCGTGAAGTACGGGCTGGCCGGGTACCTCTGGACGAACGACCTCACCCGCGCGCACCGCTTCGCGCAGGCCCTCGAAGCCGGGATGGTCTGGGTGAACAGCGAGAACGTGCGCCACCTGCCCACCCCTTTTGGCGGCGTGAAGGACAGCGGCATCGGGCGCGACGGTGGTGACTACTCCTTCGACTTCTACATGGAGACGAAGAATATTGCGATTTCGCTGGGCACTCACAAGACGGCGAAATTGGGGGTGGGGCAGCCGGTGAAGGTGGATAAGAGCGAGGTGGAGGGGTGA
- a CDS encoding NAD-dependent epimerase/dehydratase family protein: MSEIHRLLITGAAGQIGSALREGLRGHFPIIRLTDSRDLGKAQTGEELVRADLTNFGEVRAAMEGVDAVIHLGGIPDEDTYEPIRAVNMDGTYHVLEAARQAGVKRIAFASSIHTVGFYPRSEKVSPDMPVRPDTYYGVSKVFGEALGRMYWEKHGLEFVGVRICSFQPRPKDARHLSTWLSPRDAAQLFEKAVTAPDVGFLIVAGISGNTRRWMTEDGWDRLGYVPQDNAEAYAAEVEHIHGDPENITEQRQGGIFVDPAYTGLARK, translated from the coding sequence GTGAGCGAAATCCACCGCCTCCTCATCACCGGAGCCGCCGGTCAGATCGGTTCCGCCCTCCGCGAAGGCTTACGCGGCCACTTCCCCATCATCCGCCTGACGGATAGCCGTGACCTGGGCAAGGCGCAGACAGGCGAGGAACTCGTGCGCGCCGACCTCACCAACTTTGGCGAGGTGCGCGCAGCAATGGAGGGCGTGGACGCCGTCATTCACCTGGGCGGCATCCCCGACGAGGACACCTATGAGCCCATCCGCGCCGTGAACATGGACGGCACGTATCACGTGCTGGAGGCGGCGCGGCAGGCGGGCGTGAAACGCATAGCCTTCGCGTCCAGCATTCACACCGTCGGTTTCTATCCCCGCTCGGAGAAGGTCAGCCCCGACATGCCCGTCCGCCCCGACACGTACTACGGCGTCAGCAAGGTCTTCGGGGAGGCGCTGGGCCGCATGTACTGGGAAAAGCACGGGCTGGAGTTCGTGGGCGTCCGCATCTGCTCCTTCCAGCCGAGGCCCAAAGACGCCCGGCACCTCAGCACTTGGCTCAGCCCGCGCGACGCCGCGCAGCTTTTTGAAAAGGCCGTGACCGCGCCGGACGTGGGCTTCCTGATCGTCGCGGGCATCAGCGGCAACACCCGCCGCTGGATGACCGAGGACGGCTGGGACCGGCTGGGCTATGTGCCGCAGGACAACGCCGAAGCCTACGCGGCGGAGGTGGAGCATATCCACGGCGACCCGGAGAACATCACGGAGCAGCGGCAGGGCGGGATTTTCGTGGACCCGGCTTACACGGGGCTGGCGAGGAAGTAG